One genomic region from Strix uralensis isolate ZFMK-TIS-50842 chromosome 5, bStrUra1, whole genome shotgun sequence encodes:
- the TOMM22 gene encoding mitochondrial import receptor subunit TOM22 homolog — MAAAASLSPEELLPKGGPGKAEELEDELEDEDDDEELDETLAERLWGLTEMFPESVRSAAGATFDLSLTVAQKMYRFSRAALWIGTTSFMILVLPVVFETEKLQMEQQQQLQQRQILLGPNTGLSGGMPGALPPLSGKI, encoded by the exons ATGGCTGCCGCGGCGTCCCTGTCCCCggaggagctgctgcccaagGGCGGCCCGGGCAAGGCCGAGGAGCTGGAGGACGAGCTGGAGGACGAGGACGACGACGAGGAG TTGGACGAGACGCTGGCGGAGCGGCTGTGGGGGCTGACGGAGATGTTCCCTGAGAGCGTGCGCTCGGCGGCCGGAGCCACCTTCGACTTGTCGCTGACGGTAGCGCAGAAGATGTACAG ATTCTCCAGGGCAGCTCTGTGGATTGGGACCACCTCCTTCATGATTCTGGTTCTTCCTGTCGtctttgaaactgaaaaactgcagatggagcaacagcagcagctgcagcagcgaCAG ATCCTCCTTGGACCCAACACGGGGCTCTCAGGGGGAATGCCAGGGGCCCTGCCTCCGCTGTCTGGAAAAATCTAA
- the CBY1 gene encoding protein chibby homolog 1 isoform X2 has translation MPLFGNTFSPKKTPPRKCASLSNLHLLDRSTREIELGLEYGIPTMNLAGQSLKFENGQWVAESGSFTGDRREMQRLRKRNQQLEEENNLLRLKVDILLDMLSETTAESHLMEKELEELKNHSRRRK, from the exons ATGCCTCTCTTCGGGAACACCTTCAGCCCCAAGAAGACCCCCCCCAGGAAATGCGCCTCTCTCTCCAACCTGCACTTG CTGGATAGATCGACCCGTGAGATTGAGCTGGGCCTGGAGTATGGCATCCCCACCATGAACCTCGCTGGCCAGAGCCTGAAGTTTGAAAATGGCCAGTGGGTGGCAG aaTCAGGAAGCTTCACGGGGGATCGCAGGGAAATGCAGCGCTTGCGCAAACGAAACCAGCAGCtagaggaagaaaacaacctCCTTCGGCTGAAAGTGGATATTTTGCTGGACATG CTCTCCGAGACCACAGCTGAGTCCCACCTGAtggagaaggagctggaagaaCTGAAGAACCACAGCCggaggaggaagtga
- the CBY1 gene encoding protein chibby homolog 1 isoform X1 yields MPLFGNTFSPKKTPPRKCASLSNLHLLDRSTREIELGLEYGIPTMNLAGQSLKFENGQWVAESGSFTGDRREMQRLRKRNQQLEEENNLLRLKVDILLDMDNCNSKVTVGVKSDPLCKERKVPPAAELDFSEHCGSIREEPLQVPCLLFPFLCGG; encoded by the exons ATGCCTCTCTTCGGGAACACCTTCAGCCCCAAGAAGACCCCCCCCAGGAAATGCGCCTCTCTCTCCAACCTGCACTTG CTGGATAGATCGACCCGTGAGATTGAGCTGGGCCTGGAGTATGGCATCCCCACCATGAACCTCGCTGGCCAGAGCCTGAAGTTTGAAAATGGCCAGTGGGTGGCAG aaTCAGGAAGCTTCACGGGGGATCGCAGGGAAATGCAGCGCTTGCGCAAACGAAACCAGCAGCtagaggaagaaaacaacctCCTTCGGCTGAAAGTGGATATTTTGCTGGACATG GACAACTGTAACAGCAAAGTGACTGTGGGAGTAAAGTCTGATCCCCtctgcaaggagaggaaggttcCCCCTGCAGCAGAGCTTGACTTTAGTGAGCACTGTGGCTCAATTAGAGAGGAGCCCCTGCAAGTGCCATgtctcctctttccctttctgtgtgGAGGATAG